From a region of the Emcibacter sp. SYSU 3D8 genome:
- a CDS encoding homoserine dehydrogenase codes for MSRPLRVGVAGLGTVGGGVIQVLNRHAALIAQRCGREITVTAVSARNRERDRGLSLEDISWHDNPVALAADPNVDVIAELIGGADGPAADLVEAALTAGKPVVTANKALIAKHGTRLAGIAASQGAALRFEAAVAGGIPIIKALSEGLAGNGLSRIYGILNGTCNYILTEMEYTGRAFEDVLAEAQQLGYAEADPSFDVDGIDTAHKLAILTSVAFGAPLDFESIFVEGIRHITPMDIEFASELGYRIKLVGIAALSEKGLLQRVHPSLVPADKAIAQVDSVFNAVVAEGDFVGQSIYQGRGAGAGPTASAVVADLIDIARGNVHPVLMPPVDGMRGTQNLAMDAHEGRYYVRLSVADQPGVVAEIAAALRDEAVSMEELLQRPNGSGQPVSFVMTTHEVGETSMLRALARIEKLPFIAEKPEVIRIETF; via the coding sequence ATGAGCCGCCCGCTCCGCGTCGGGGTCGCCGGCCTCGGTACGGTAGGCGGCGGCGTGATCCAGGTGCTGAACCGGCATGCCGCACTGATCGCCCAGCGCTGCGGCAGGGAGATCACGGTCACCGCGGTGTCGGCCCGTAACCGTGAACGCGACCGCGGCCTGTCGCTCGAGGATATTTCCTGGCATGACAATCCGGTGGCGCTTGCCGCCGATCCGAATGTGGACGTGATCGCGGAACTGATCGGCGGTGCCGACGGCCCCGCCGCAGATCTGGTCGAGGCCGCACTGACGGCTGGAAAGCCGGTCGTGACCGCCAACAAGGCGCTCATCGCCAAACATGGCACACGGCTTGCCGGCATTGCCGCCAGCCAGGGCGCGGCCCTGCGATTCGAGGCTGCGGTGGCCGGCGGCATTCCCATCATCAAGGCGCTGAGCGAAGGGCTGGCCGGTAACGGCCTGTCGCGCATCTACGGCATCCTGAACGGCACCTGCAATTATATCCTGACCGAGATGGAATATACCGGCCGGGCGTTCGAGGATGTGCTGGCCGAGGCGCAGCAGCTGGGTTATGCCGAAGCCGACCCGAGCTTCGACGTGGACGGTATCGATACGGCACACAAGCTGGCGATCCTGACCAGTGTCGCGTTCGGGGCTCCGTTGGACTTCGAATCCATATTCGTCGAAGGCATCAGGCATATCACGCCGATGGATATCGAGTTCGCGTCCGAACTCGGTTACCGCATCAAGCTGGTGGGGATCGCGGCGCTGAGCGAAAAGGGTTTGCTGCAGCGCGTCCATCCTAGCCTGGTTCCCGCCGACAAGGCGATCGCGCAGGTGGACAGCGTGTTCAACGCCGTCGTCGCCGAAGGTGATTTCGTCGGCCAGTCGATCTATCAGGGGCGCGGCGCCGGCGCCGGCCCGACCGCGTCGGCCGTGGTCGCCGATTTGATCGATATTGCCCGTGGCAATGTTCATCCGGTGCTGATGCCGCCGGTCGACGGGATGCGGGGCACGCAAAACCTGGCGATGGATGCACATGAAGGCCGTTATTATGTGCGACTTTCGGTGGCCGATCAGCCGGGCGTGGTGGCCGAGATCGCCGCGGCGCTGCGAGATGAAGCCGTGTCCATGGAGGAACTGCTGCAGCGTCCCAATGGCTCTGGGCAACCGGTAAGCTTCGTGATGACGACCCATGAGGTGGGCGAAACCAGTATGCTTCGGGCGCTGGCGCGGATAGAGAAGCTGCCCTTTATCGCGGAAAAGCCGGAAGTTATCCGTATTGAAACATTCTAA
- the glpX gene encoding class II fructose-bisphosphatase, whose translation MNKKMDIKSALDRMLVLEIVRVTEAAAIAAARLVGRGDEKAADQAAVDAMRTQLNSLDISGVVVIGEGERDQAPMLYIGEEVGRGGPKVDIALDPLEGTTIAAKAMQNSLAVIAIGEAGTMLRAPDVYMDKIAIGGGYARDLVDLDKSPKENLEALAKAKGVPVGELTACILDRPRHAELIREVRDAGARIHLIGDGDIAGVIATTDPNTGIDIYIGSGGAPEGVLAAAALRSIGGQIQGRLLFKTDDEKARAAKQGVKDLSRKYCLEDMVSGDVIFAATGVTDGSMLEGVRLIPGGCTTETIVMRSWSQTIRTIKTQHRGKR comes from the coding sequence GTGAACAAAAAGATGGATATCAAGTCGGCGCTGGACCGCATGCTGGTTCTGGAAATCGTCAGGGTCACGGAAGCTGCCGCCATTGCCGCCGCGCGCCTCGTTGGCCGGGGTGACGAGAAGGCGGCCGATCAGGCTGCCGTCGATGCCATGCGCACCCAGCTGAACAGTCTCGACATATCCGGGGTGGTGGTGATCGGCGAAGGCGAGCGCGACCAGGCTCCCATGCTCTATATCGGCGAGGAAGTGGGCCGCGGCGGCCCCAAGGTGGATATTGCGCTGGATCCCCTGGAAGGCACGACCATCGCGGCCAAGGCCATGCAGAACTCGTTGGCGGTGATCGCCATCGGCGAGGCGGGCACCATGCTGCGCGCGCCCGACGTCTATATGGACAAGATCGCCATCGGCGGCGGCTACGCCAGGGATCTGGTCGACTTGGACAAGTCGCCGAAGGAAAATCTCGAGGCGCTCGCCAAGGCCAAGGGCGTTCCGGTCGGCGAACTGACGGCCTGTATCCTCGACCGGCCGCGGCATGCCGAACTGATCCGCGAAGTGCGCGACGCCGGCGCCCGCATCCACCTGATCGGTGACGGCGATATCGCCGGTGTCATCGCGACCACCGATCCGAATACCGGCATCGATATCTATATCGGCTCGGGCGGCGCGCCGGAAGGCGTGCTGGCGGCCGCCGCGCTCCGCAGCATTGGTGGCCAGATTCAGGGGCGGCTGCTGTTCAAGACCGATGACGAGAAGGCCCGTGCAGCCAAGCAGGGCGTGAAGGACCTGAGCCGCAAGTACTGCCTCGAGGACATGGTCTCGGGCGACGTGATCTTCGCGGCCACCGGGGTGACCGACGGCTCCATGCTGGAAGGCGTCCGCCTGATTCCCGGCGGCTGCACCACCGAAACCATCGTGATGCGGTCCTGGTCGCAAACTATCCGCACCATCAAGACTCAGCACCGCGGCAAGAGATAA
- a CDS encoding NAD(P)H-quinone oxidoreductase, with amino-acid sequence MSDTIPNTMTAVVFAETGAPDVLRLASVPTPEPGEGEVLIKVEAAALNWADTLERNGSYPGWSDKPDAIMGLEVAGTIAKVGSGANRFNVGDPVCALLAGGGYAQYAVAPSPQVLPLPRGFSMAEGAAVPEAFCTVWTNMIERGHLRPSDTVLIHGGASGIGTTAILVAKGLGSKVIVTAGSDEKCAKCEAIGADKAINYKTHDFSDEVMAFTNGEGVDVVLDIIGGDYIQKSLDLLKQDGRLVSVGMLGSNDVNLKLSTILMKRLTIAGSTLRTRTVAEKGALMAELKRCIWPMFDYGGVRPVVDSVFPAEKANEAHARMEEKLHTGKIIITFTH; translated from the coding sequence ATGAGCGATACCATTCCGAACACCATGACCGCTGTCGTTTTCGCCGAGACCGGCGCACCCGACGTCCTGCGCCTGGCAAGCGTGCCCACGCCCGAACCGGGCGAAGGCGAAGTCCTCATCAAGGTCGAGGCGGCCGCGCTGAACTGGGCGGATACGCTGGAGCGCAACGGGTCCTATCCGGGCTGGTCCGACAAGCCGGATGCGATCATGGGGCTGGAGGTTGCGGGCACCATCGCCAAGGTGGGCAGCGGCGCCAATCGGTTCAATGTTGGCGACCCGGTCTGCGCGTTGCTGGCCGGCGGCGGTTACGCCCAATATGCGGTCGCACCCTCGCCGCAGGTGCTGCCCTTGCCGCGCGGCTTCAGCATGGCCGAAGGGGCCGCGGTGCCCGAGGCGTTCTGCACGGTCTGGACCAACATGATCGAACGCGGCCACCTGCGTCCCAGCGACACGGTGCTGATCCATGGCGGCGCGTCGGGCATCGGCACAACGGCGATCCTGGTGGCCAAGGGTCTGGGCTCGAAAGTCATCGTCACCGCCGGCAGCGACGAGAAATGCGCCAAGTGCGAAGCCATCGGGGCCGACAAGGCGATCAACTACAAGACCCACGACTTTTCCGACGAGGTGATGGCCTTCACCAACGGCGAGGGGGTCGATGTCGTCCTGGATATTATTGGCGGAGACTATATCCAGAAGAGCCTGGATCTGCTGAAGCAGGATGGCCGGCTGGTAAGTGTCGGCATGCTGGGCAGCAACGATGTGAACCTGAAGCTCTCGACCATCCTGATGAAGCGCCTGACCATCGCCGGTTCGACCTTGCGCACCCGCACGGTGGCCGAGAAGGGCGCGCTGATGGCCGAGTTGAAGCGCTGCATCTGGCCGATGTTCGACTATGGCGGGGTGCGTCCCGTGGTCGATTCCGTGTTTCCCGCGGAAAAGGCCAACGAGGCACATGCGCGGATGGAAGAGAAGCTGCACACCGGCAAGATCATCATCACCTTCACGCACTAG
- a CDS encoding TerC family protein: MSDLFSPEVLAAFLQVIMIDLVLAGDNAIVIGLAAAGLPKQQRAKAILIGVLAATVLRIIFALLTTKLLAIIGLLLAGGVLLLWVSWKMWRELQISTQDETNAAEALTDSDLNHDGAIAKGAPRKSFAQAAWQIVIADVSMSLDNVLAVAGAAREHPYVLIFGLILSIALMGLAASFIARLLQKHRWIAYVGLLVILYVALDMIYRGAVEVWPHVNGSL; the protein is encoded by the coding sequence ATGAGCGACCTGTTCTCACCCGAAGTCCTCGCTGCCTTCCTCCAGGTCATCATGATCGACCTGGTGCTGGCGGGCGACAACGCCATCGTCATCGGCCTGGCTGCTGCCGGCCTGCCCAAGCAACAGCGTGCCAAGGCGATCCTGATCGGCGTGCTGGCGGCCACGGTGCTCCGCATCATCTTTGCGCTGCTCACCACCAAGCTGCTGGCGATCATCGGCCTGCTGCTCGCTGGCGGCGTGCTGCTGCTATGGGTGTCGTGGAAAATGTGGCGCGAGCTGCAGATCTCCACCCAGGACGAGACAAACGCCGCCGAGGCGCTGACCGATTCCGACCTGAACCATGACGGCGCGATCGCCAAGGGCGCGCCGCGCAAAAGCTTTGCCCAGGCCGCCTGGCAGATCGTCATCGCCGACGTATCCATGTCGCTCGACAATGTGCTCGCCGTCGCTGGCGCCGCGCGGGAACACCCTTATGTCCTGATATTCGGCCTGATCCTGTCGATCGCCCTGATGGGCCTGGCCGCGTCGTTCATCGCCCGTCTGCTGCAGAAGCACCGCTGGATCGCCTATGTGGGCCTGCTGGTGATCCTCTATGTGGCGCTGGACATGATCTATCGGGGCGCCGTCGAAGTCTGGCCGCACGTCAACGGAAGCCTGTAG
- a CDS encoding glutathione peroxidase, translating into MIRPLRVLGALATAAIGVLMVPFTVNDANAATAQSAYDFEFVSIEGDPMPLKTYQGKAMLVVNTASFCGYTPQYKGLEAVWKAYKDKGLVLVGVPSDSFAQEYDDNTKIKKFCDANYSITFPLTESNPVTGKNAHPFYKWVREAGGRTAVPSWNFNKVLIDSEGRFVRTFKSDVTPDSAELQAALTKALPKATSFPQH; encoded by the coding sequence ATGATCCGTCCACTTCGTGTCCTGGGTGCCCTCGCGACCGCCGCGATCGGGGTGCTGATGGTGCCTTTCACCGTCAACGACGCCAACGCCGCCACGGCCCAGTCGGCGTACGATTTCGAGTTCGTCTCCATCGAGGGCGACCCGATGCCCCTGAAGACCTATCAGGGTAAGGCCATGCTGGTCGTCAATACCGCCTCGTTCTGCGGCTATACGCCGCAATACAAGGGTCTTGAGGCGGTCTGGAAGGCCTACAAGGACAAAGGGCTGGTGCTGGTTGGCGTGCCGTCCGACAGCTTCGCGCAGGAGTACGACGACAACACCAAGATCAAGAAGTTCTGCGATGCCAACTACAGCATCACCTTCCCGCTGACCGAGAGCAATCCGGTGACCGGCAAGAATGCACATCCGTTCTACAAATGGGTGCGTGAAGCGGGCGGACGGACGGCGGTGCCAAGCTGGAACTTCAACAAGGTTCTGATCGATTCCGAAGGCCGCTTCGTCCGGACCTTCAAATCCGATGTGACGCCGGACTCGGCTGAACTCCAGGCTGCCCTCACCAAGGCATTGCCCAAGGCCACCAGCTTCCCGCAGCATTGA
- a CDS encoding LL-diaminopimelate aminotransferase, translated as MSSEFHRIKRLPPYVFAEVNAMKAAARARGEDVIDFGMGNPDLPTPQHIVDKLVETVRNPRTHRYSQSRGVPGLRKAFVNYYGRRFGVELNQETEVIVTLGSKEGLANLASAISAPGDVILVPNPSYPIHAFGFIIADAAIRHLPFPLEGDFTANFMRGLAHAVKHSVPAPMAVVLNFPANPTARVVDLDFYAEVVNFCRKHNLYVLSDLAYAEIYFNDVPPPSILQVPGARDVAVEFTSMSKTYSMPGWRIGFAAGNARLISALARIKSYLDYGAFTPIQVAATAALNGPQDCVEEARQIYKHRRDVLVSSFAQAGWDIPSPEATMFAWVPVPEQYAHLGSNEFAKLLLQEAAVAVAPGIGFGEYGDGHVRIAIVENEQRIRQAARAVRKFFGSGVQELKAVNA; from the coding sequence ATGTCCTCCGAGTTTCACCGCATCAAACGCCTGCCTCCCTACGTCTTCGCGGAAGTCAACGCGATGAAGGCAGCCGCGCGAGCTCGTGGCGAGGACGTGATCGACTTCGGTATGGGCAATCCCGATCTGCCGACGCCTCAGCACATCGTCGACAAGCTGGTCGAGACGGTCAGGAATCCGCGCACCCACCGGTATTCGCAGTCGCGCGGTGTGCCGGGCCTGCGCAAGGCATTCGTCAACTATTACGGCCGCCGTTTCGGCGTCGAGCTGAACCAGGAAACCGAGGTGATCGTGACCCTCGGATCGAAGGAAGGCCTGGCCAATCTGGCGTCGGCGATCAGCGCGCCCGGCGACGTCATCCTGGTGCCGAATCCGTCCTATCCGATTCACGCCTTCGGCTTCATCATCGCCGACGCGGCGATCCGGCACCTGCCGTTTCCGCTGGAAGGCGATTTTACCGCCAACTTCATGCGGGGCCTCGCCCATGCGGTGAAGCACTCGGTGCCGGCGCCCATGGCCGTCGTGCTGAACTTCCCGGCCAACCCGACGGCGCGGGTGGTCGATCTGGACTTCTATGCCGAGGTCGTCAATTTCTGCCGCAAGCACAATCTCTACGTGCTGTCGGATCTGGCCTATGCCGAGATCTATTTCAACGACGTGCCGCCACCGTCGATCCTGCAGGTGCCGGGTGCGCGGGACGTGGCGGTCGAGTTCACGTCCATGTCCAAGACCTATTCCATGCCGGGCTGGCGCATCGGCTTCGCCGCCGGCAATGCGCGGCTGATTTCGGCCCTGGCGCGCATCAAGTCGTATCTCGATTATGGCGCGTTCACACCGATCCAGGTGGCCGCGACTGCCGCGCTCAACGGCCCGCAGGATTGTGTCGAGGAGGCGCGCCAAATCTACAAGCACCGCCGCGACGTCCTTGTTTCCAGTTTCGCCCAGGCCGGCTGGGACATTCCCAGTCCGGAAGCGACCATGTTTGCCTGGGTGCCGGTACCGGAGCAGTACGCCCATCTGGGGTCGAACGAGTTCGCCAAGCTGCTGCTGCAGGAGGCGGCCGTCGCCGTCGCGCCCGGCATCGGCTTTGGCGAGTATGGCGACGGGCATGTGCGCATTGCCATCGTCGAGAACGAGCAGCGTATCCGTCAGGCCGCGCGTGCCGTTCGCAAATTCTTCGGCAGCGGTGTGCAGGAACTGAAGGCGGTGAACGCATGA
- the recJ gene encoding single-stranded-DNA-specific exonuclease RecJ, whose amino-acid sequence MADTDTDQPPILGVRNSLTGQSWHMAEADERLVQACAQRHSIPDVVARVLLARGVAVDDAPAFLNPTIRALLPSLPALRDLDVAIARLVRAITAGEKIAVFGDYDVDGATSTALMLRFLRAVGGEAAYYIPDRIREGYGPNEAAMRLLKEQGAAVVVTVDCGTTATAPLAAARLMGLDVIVVDHHQADAALPPCTAMVNPNRQDEDEVLRAQFGNLAAVGVAFLLVAGVNSALDAAGWFSGRQRPNPLDWLDLVALGTVCDVVPLKGLNRAFVSQGLKVMRKRGNAGIAALGDVGGMTEPPGTYHAGFVLGPRVNAGGRVGRADLGTRLLNTEDPIEAGRIAAELNGFNEERKAIEQAVQADAIACVGSDCADSIVVVASHGWHPGVIGIVAGRLKDKYRRPTFVIAIDGGIGKGSGRSVPGVDLGGAVRAAAQAGLLENGGGHSMAAGLTVREDRIDELKAFFNAHLGGRAGNAEEARGLRVDALLTVMGATPGLVEVLEQAGPYGSGHREPRFVLPQARLVKADVVGENHVRCILSGRDGGRLKAIAFRAMEGPLGPGLLTAAGKGEALHIAGHLRADRWMGRLECQLMIDDAAQIF is encoded by the coding sequence ATGGCGGACACCGACACCGATCAGCCTCCGATCCTCGGTGTCCGGAATTCCCTGACCGGCCAGTCCTGGCACATGGCCGAGGCCGACGAGCGTCTGGTCCAGGCCTGCGCCCAGCGCCATTCGATTCCCGATGTCGTTGCGCGCGTGCTGCTGGCGCGCGGTGTGGCTGTCGATGACGCCCCCGCTTTCCTCAATCCCACCATCCGCGCGCTGCTGCCATCATTGCCGGCGCTGCGCGACCTCGATGTGGCGATCGCGCGTCTTGTCCGCGCCATCACCGCCGGCGAGAAAATCGCCGTATTCGGCGACTACGACGTGGATGGCGCCACCTCGACGGCGCTGATGCTGCGGTTCCTGCGCGCCGTGGGCGGCGAGGCAGCCTATTACATCCCCGACCGGATCCGCGAAGGCTATGGCCCCAATGAAGCGGCCATGCGCCTGCTGAAGGAGCAGGGCGCGGCGGTGGTCGTCACCGTCGATTGCGGCACCACCGCGACTGCACCGCTGGCCGCGGCCCGGCTGATGGGGCTGGATGTCATCGTGGTCGATCACCACCAGGCCGATGCCGCGCTGCCGCCCTGCACGGCCATGGTCAATCCCAACCGGCAGGACGAAGACGAAGTCCTGCGCGCCCAGTTCGGCAATCTGGCGGCCGTGGGCGTGGCGTTCCTGCTGGTCGCTGGTGTCAACAGCGCGCTGGATGCCGCCGGCTGGTTCAGCGGCAGGCAGCGGCCCAATCCGCTCGACTGGCTCGATCTGGTCGCGCTAGGCACGGTGTGCGACGTGGTGCCGCTGAAGGGCCTGAACCGCGCCTTCGTATCGCAGGGACTGAAGGTGATGCGCAAGCGCGGCAATGCCGGGATCGCCGCACTGGGTGATGTGGGCGGCATGACCGAGCCGCCCGGGACCTATCATGCCGGATTCGTGCTCGGTCCGCGGGTGAACGCGGGCGGGCGCGTCGGTCGCGCGGACCTGGGCACCCGGTTGCTCAATACGGAAGATCCGATTGAGGCCGGCCGGATCGCGGCCGAACTGAATGGCTTCAACGAAGAGCGCAAGGCCATCGAGCAGGCGGTTCAGGCCGACGCCATCGCCTGCGTTGGCAGCGATTGCGCGGATTCCATCGTCGTGGTGGCGTCGCACGGCTGGCATCCCGGCGTGATCGGTATCGTTGCGGGCCGATTGAAGGACAAGTATCGCCGCCCGACCTTTGTCATCGCCATCGATGGCGGCATTGGCAAGGGATCGGGGCGCTCGGTCCCCGGCGTCGATCTGGGCGGTGCCGTGCGCGCGGCGGCCCAGGCTGGCCTGCTGGAAAACGGCGGCGGCCACAGCATGGCGGCCGGCCTGACCGTTCGAGAGGATCGCATTGACGAGCTGAAGGCATTCTTCAACGCGCATCTGGGCGGCCGCGCCGGCAACGCGGAAGAAGCCCGCGGCTTGCGCGTCGACGCGCTGCTTACGGTCATGGGCGCCACACCCGGCCTCGTGGAAGTTCTGGAACAGGCCGGACCCTATGGTTCGGGTCACCGCGAACCGCGCTTCGTGCTGCCGCAGGCCAGGCTGGTGAAGGCAGACGTGGTCGGTGAGAATCACGTGCGCTGCATCCTGTCGGGCAGGGACGGCGGCCGGCTGAAGGCCATTGCGTTCCGCGCCATGGAAGGCCCGCTGGGTCCGGGCCTGCTGACGGCGGCGGGCAAGGGCGAGGCGCTGCACATCGCCGGCCACCTGCGCGCCGACCGCTGGATGGGCCGTCTGGAATGCCAGTTGATGATCGATGACGCCGCCCAGATTTTCTGA
- a CDS encoding alpha/beta hydrolase — protein MDFPAARLIETNGVQLAVHEAGPKDGVPIVLCHGFPELAWSWRHQIPVLAAAGYHVIAPDQRGYGESSKPADVVEYDIHHLTGDLTGLLDHFGIEKAIFCGHDWGGLVVWQVPLLHPSRVAGIIGVGVPFLPRGPVDPIDMFRKAFGDRMYIVNFQDSHEADEVFDSDPYRVFDVLMRKNPISLDDFKKLSNADRVPDLVARVKQGPWDTARIVGEDELRVFADTFKRSGFTGPINWYRNWSRNWATTAHCPQQIDVPALFVRAGNDLATASIPDLDKGMAACVADLECREIKDSGHWTQQEYPDELNGILLDWLRRRFPA, from the coding sequence ATGGATTTTCCCGCAGCGCGCCTGATCGAGACCAACGGCGTCCAGCTGGCCGTGCACGAGGCAGGACCGAAGGACGGCGTGCCGATTGTGCTGTGCCATGGCTTTCCGGAGCTGGCGTGGTCCTGGCGGCACCAGATCCCGGTGCTTGCGGCGGCCGGGTACCATGTCATCGCGCCAGACCAGCGCGGCTACGGCGAGAGCAGCAAGCCTGCGGATGTCGTTGAGTACGACATTCATCACCTCACCGGCGACCTGACCGGCCTGCTCGACCATTTCGGCATCGAGAAGGCAATTTTCTGCGGACACGACTGGGGCGGGCTTGTGGTTTGGCAGGTACCGCTGCTTCATCCGAGCCGCGTGGCCGGAATCATCGGCGTCGGCGTGCCATTTCTGCCGCGTGGCCCGGTCGATCCCATCGACATGTTCCGCAAGGCATTCGGCGACCGGATGTACATCGTCAACTTCCAGGATTCGCACGAGGCCGACGAGGTTTTCGATTCCGATCCCTACCGGGTGTTCGACGTGCTGATGCGCAAGAATCCCATCTCTCTCGATGACTTCAAGAAGCTCTCGAATGCCGACCGCGTTCCGGATCTGGTCGCCCGGGTGAAGCAGGGGCCGTGGGACACGGCGCGCATTGTCGGCGAGGACGAGTTGCGCGTCTTTGCCGATACCTTCAAGCGCAGCGGCTTCACCGGACCGATCAACTGGTACCGCAACTGGAGCCGGAACTGGGCGACGACGGCGCATTGCCCACAGCAGATCGACGTGCCGGCGCTGTTCGTACGGGCAGGCAACGATCTGGCGACGGCAAGCATTCCCGATCTGGACAAGGGCATGGCGGCTTGCGTCGCTGATCTGGAATGCCGCGAGATCAAGGACAGCGGGCATTGGACACAACAGGAATATCCGGACGAACTGAACGGGATTCTGCTCGATTGGCTGAGAAGGCGGTTTCCCGCCTAG
- the mscL gene encoding large conductance mechanosensitive channel protein MscL, with translation MVKEFREFAVKGNAIDLAVGVVIGAAFGGIVTSLVKDVIMPVAGYLTGGVDFSNYFINLSGGEYDTLQAATEAGAATVNWGVFVNTIINFLIVAWAIFLMIKAMNRMRRKEEAAPAAPPAPSKEEVLLTEIRDLLAKKA, from the coding sequence ATGGTCAAAGAGTTTCGCGAATTCGCGGTCAAGGGCAATGCGATCGATCTCGCGGTCGGTGTCGTCATCGGCGCGGCGTTCGGCGGCATCGTCACCTCGCTGGTTAAGGACGTCATCATGCCCGTCGCCGGTTACCTGACCGGCGGAGTCGATTTCTCGAACTACTTCATCAATCTGTCCGGCGGCGAATACGACACCTTGCAGGCGGCGACCGAAGCGGGTGCCGCCACCGTAAACTGGGGCGTGTTCGTCAACACGATCATCAACTTCCTGATCGTCGCATGGGCGATCTTCCTGATGATCAAGGCCATGAACCGCATGCGCCGCAAGGAAGAAGCAGCCCCCGCCGCGCCGCCCGCACCCAGCAAGGAAGAAGTGCTGCTGACCGAAATCCGCGATCTGCTCGCGAAGAAAGCCTAG
- the phaC gene encoding class I poly(R)-hydroxyalkanoic acid synthase — protein MTSRDNGSGQAGYSPELAENLGHIAMEYQKLLTEFLRKPQAKSDVPGFDPVKMSDAWVELASSWMNNPTKVIEAQLELWRDLMVLWQNMALRAVGQEPPPVASPAPGDRRFAGEDWTKNQIFDFIKQSYLVTSRWFTNTIRDTDGLDERTQKKLEFFSKQFVDAMSPTNFVLTNPDVLHETFETGGENLIRGLKNVLKDLDRGKGQLAISMTDFDAFEVGRNVATTPGKVVFQNDVIQLIQYLPTTETVLKTPLMIMPPWINKYYILDLQPKNSFIRWALSEGHTVFVLSWVNPDEKTAKKTFEDYMIEGPLAALDAIEKATGERKVNAIGYCIGGTLLACTLAYMAAKGDDRINSATFFTAQVDFTEAGDLSVFIDDEQLEVLDKQMAEKGYLDASSMATTFNMLRSNDLIWSFVVNNYLMGKDPMPFDLLYWNSDSTRMPQALHSYYLHRMYHENSLVTPGAIVLDGVPIDLTKIKTPIYMQAGKEDHIAPYKSVFKGVNHFSGPTKFMLAGSGHIAGVINPPSANKYNYWVNDKNPKTLEEWMAGAVEHPGSWWPDWQAWVAKKSGKKVPARVPGDRELTVIEDAPGSYVTSSRPAA, from the coding sequence ATGACGTCGCGCGACAACGGATCCGGTCAAGCAGGCTACAGCCCCGAGCTGGCGGAAAACCTGGGCCATATCGCGATGGAGTATCAGAAGCTCCTCACCGAATTTCTCCGCAAGCCACAGGCAAAGTCCGACGTCCCCGGTTTCGATCCGGTGAAGATGTCCGATGCCTGGGTTGAGCTGGCCTCCAGCTGGATGAACAATCCGACCAAGGTGATCGAGGCCCAGCTCGAGCTGTGGCGCGACTTGATGGTGCTGTGGCAGAACATGGCGCTGCGCGCCGTCGGTCAGGAACCGCCACCCGTCGCCTCGCCTGCGCCGGGCGACCGCCGCTTTGCAGGTGAGGACTGGACCAAGAACCAGATTTTCGATTTCATCAAGCAGTCCTACCTGGTCACGTCGCGCTGGTTCACCAACACCATCCGCGACACCGACGGGCTGGACGAGCGGACCCAGAAAAAGCTGGAGTTCTTCTCCAAGCAATTCGTCGACGCCATGTCGCCCACCAACTTTGTGCTGACGAATCCCGACGTGCTGCACGAGACGTTCGAAACCGGCGGCGAGAACCTGATCCGCGGCCTGAAGAACGTGTTGAAGGACCTGGATCGCGGCAAGGGCCAGCTGGCCATTTCCATGACCGACTTCGATGCCTTCGAGGTGGGCCGCAACGTGGCCACGACTCCGGGCAAGGTGGTGTTCCAGAACGACGTGATCCAGCTGATCCAGTATCTGCCGACCACCGAGACCGTGCTCAAGACACCGCTGATGATCATGCCGCCATGGATCAACAAATATTACATCCTGGACCTGCAGCCGAAGAACTCGTTCATTCGCTGGGCGCTGTCCGAAGGCCATACTGTTTTCGTGCTGTCATGGGTCAACCCCGACGAGAAAACCGCCAAGAAGACCTTCGAGGATTATATGATCGAGGGGCCGCTGGCGGCGCTCGATGCCATCGAAAAGGCGACCGGGGAACGCAAGGTCAACGCCATCGGCTATTGCATCGGCGGCACCCTGCTCGCCTGCACCCTCGCCTATATGGCGGCCAAGGGTGACGACCGGATCAATTCGGCCACGTTCTTCACGGCGCAGGTGGACTTCACCGAGGCGGGCGACCTGTCGGTCTTCATCGACGACGAGCAACTCGAGGTTCTCGACAAGCAGATGGCCGAAAAGGGTTATCTCGACGCCAGTTCCATGGCGACGACCTTCAACATGTTGCGCTCCAACGATCTGATCTGGTCGTTCGTGGTGAACAATTACCTGATGGGCAAGGATCCGATGCCCTTCGACCTGCTGTACTGGAACTCGGATTCCACGCGTATGCCGCAGGCGCTGCACAGCTATTACCTGCACCGCATGTACCACGAGAACAGCCTGGTGACGCCCGGTGCCATCGTGCTGGACGGCGTGCCCATCGACCTGACCAAAATCAAGACGCCGATCTACATGCAGGCCGGCAAGGAAGATCACATCGCGCCGTACAAGTCAGTGTTCAAGGGCGTGAACCATTTCTCCGGGCCGACCAAGTTCATGCTGGCTGGCTCAGGCCACATCGCCGGCGTGATCAATCCACCCTCGGCCAACAAGTACAATTACTGGGTCAACGACAAGAACCCGAAGACGCTGGAAGAGTGGATGGCCGGCGCTGTGGAGCATCCCGGCTCCTGGTGGCCCGACTGGCAGGCCTGGGTTGCGAAGAAATCCGGCAAGAAAGTACCAGCCCGGGTGCCCGGCGATCGCGAACTGACCGTGATCGAGGACGCGCCCGGCAGCTATGTGACCAGTTCCCGGCCGGCGGCATAG